The genome window TAGACTCATTAGAAAGAGCGAAAGAGAGCTTTTCATCATAGCGGTGTGTTGACCTTAGCCAAAAAGGGATAAAGTTATGCAAGGGACATTTGCTGTGGCAAAAGGGGTCACCACACTGAATACAGCGCCCTGCTTGTGAAGAAGCCTCTTCTTTGGACATGATTTCATAGATTTCTCTAAAATCTTTAATACGCTGGGTTGCTTCACGGCGCTTTGGGGCAAGTCGTTCAACGGTAATAAAATTTTGCATCTTAGTCTCCATCCTGAGGATTCAAAGGCACTTTGGTCATATCTTTGGGGCGCACCATCCAAAAATCACGCACTGCATGCCTAAAGTTTTCTAAAATAAACTGGGCTTTTTCACTTTCGGTTTCATTGATGTGCGTTCTGAGCAAACGCTTCAAAAAGTGACGCGCTTCATCCATTTCATCGGTATCAATACGAACACCAATGACGAGCTCTTGGTTAAGCTTGTCGATAAATTCATGCTCTTCATCATAGACAAAAGCAATGCCGCCTGTCATGCCTGCACCAAAATTGACTCCAGTTTTTCCAAGAATCCCAACCACGCCACCTGTCATATACTCGCATGCATGATCTCCCGTTCCCTCTACAACTGTTGTAGCCCCAGAGTTACGCACACAAAAACGCTCTCCCACACTGCCAGCAAGAAAGACTTTTCCGCCTGTTGCGCCATACAAACATGTGTTACCTGCGCACGAATAATTGCTTCCTTGGTGACGCGGCGTGATGATAATCTTACCACCGTTCATGCCTTTGCCAAGGTAGTCATTAGCAACTCCTTTTAGCCGAATAGTGATGCCGTTGGTTAAAAACGCGCCCAAAGATTGTCCGGCAACACCACTAAGATTAAAAGTGATGGCATTCTCTGGCAACCCTTTATTGCCATAAAATTTTGCCACTTCACCACTAATAAGCGCCCCAAAACTACGGTTGGTATTGCGAATGCTCTTGTGCATTACAATTGTTTCGTTAGGGTTCTCAATTACTTTATAAACATCCTTAAGAATCTTTTTTTCATACGCATTGGTATCAAAAGGTGCGTTTGGTTTTCCATTCCATGTGTTTGGGCCATCAATATAGCGTGTAATAGAAGAAAAATCAAAAGGCGCCGCACGCATATCATCTACCTTGTTTAGCAAGTCAGTTCGCCCAATAATCTCCTCCAAGGAGCCATACCCAAGGCTAGCTAAAATTTCACGCACATCTTCTGCCAAGAGACTAAAATAGTTTACCAGACGCTCTGTTGTGCCCACAAAATATTCGCGAAGCTTTTCATCTTGGGTTGCAACCCCAACCGAGCAACGGTTCAAATGGCACACACGCAACACCTTGCAGCCCACAATTGCCAAAGCCAAAGTGCCAAAGGCGTATTTTTCTGCACCCAAAATTGCCGCTTTAACCACATCAAGTCCTGTTTTTAAACCGCCGTCGGTTTCCAAGAGCACACTGTCGCGCAGGTGGTTTACTTTTAGGGCATTATGCGCTTCGCTTAAGCCAATCTCCCAAGGGTTTCCAGCAAATTTAATAGACGTATGCGGTGCAGCACCCGTCCCCCCATCGCCACCAGAGATAATGATTTTATCTGCATAAGCTTTAGCGACTCCCGCGGCAATAGTTCCTACACCAGCAGTCGAAACAAGCTTCACCGCAATCGTCGCTTCAGGATTAACTTGTTTTAAATCAAAAATGAGTTGCGCTAAATCTTCGATAGAATAAATATCATGATGCGGTGGCGGAGAGATGAGTGTTACCCCAGGAATTGTGTAGCGCAAAGAGGCAATAAGTGGTGTCACCTTGTGCCCAGGGAGCTGACCGCCCTCGCCTGGTTTTGCTCCCTGGGCGACTTTAATTTGAATCTCAGTAGCAGAGCGCAGATACTCTGGAGTAACCCCAAAGCGGCCTGAGGCGATTTGTTTAATCTTTGACCTTTTTGGGCTTTTTAAACGCTCAGGTGCTTCCCCGCCCTCCCCTGAATTGCTAGAGGCTCCGATGATATTCATGGCTTCCGCAAGGGCTTCGTGGGCTTCAGGTGAAATGGAGCCCAAACTCATTGCCGCGGTACTAAAACGCTTCCATATGGCTTCTTTTGGCTCAACATTTTCTAGGGTAATAGGTTTTTTATCTGAAGTCAGTGTTAAAAAGTCGCGAATCATTTTTAAATCGCGCTTGTTAATAAGGGTTTTTAAAACCTCATAATCCTCCCTCTTGCCTGTAGCCGAAGCGTGATGGATGGCGTGCACGACACTAGGACCATAATCATGATACTCACCCCCATCAAGGTATTTATAAAAACCGCCAAGCTCCAAAGGAAAAAGCTTTTTGGTAATGTCTAGAGAAAAAGCCTCAGCGTGGCTACGCACGATGCGCTGTTCTATCTCTTGATACCCAAGACCAGGAATTAGGACGTGGGAATCACTAAAACAATCCTTAACAATTTCTCGCGAAAGGCCAATCACATCAAAAAGAGCAGAGTTGCGGTAAGAAGCAATGGTTGCAATACCCATTTTGGAAATAATTTTTAAAAGCCCTTGGCCCAAGGCGTGATTAGCGTTTTTAAGACGCGTTTTTGTTTCATAGTTGCCAAGTTCTTGACGCTTGCATTCATCCAAAACAGTTGCATAAAGTAAATAGGGATAGATAGCACTTACACCATACGCGAGCAAACAGGCACTTGAGTGGGAATCAAAGACCTCTCCCGTGATGGCCACAACAGAGATTTTGTGACGTACGCCCTCTTCTTGTAGGGCATGGTTCAATCTCCCTGCCACCATCATCATGGGCATAGATTTAAGGGTTTTATTGACGCCTCGATCGTCTAAAAAAATGATGCGAATGGCCTCTTTTTTAACCGACTCTACCACATCATAAACCAAATCCTCCAAGCTACCACGTAAGTTGTCTTCATACAGTGTTGAGAACGTTTTATTTTTATAATACTTTTTATAGCGCGGCTTGGTAATATCGCCAAAGGATTTGAGAATCTCAAATTTCTCTTGCATCAAAATAGGCGAAATAGACTTAATGCGCCTCGCGTGTAGCGGTGTCTCTTCTAAAATATTGCGGATTTCCCCAAAGCCAACATTTAAACTCATAACCACTTTTTCGCGAATGGGATCGATGGGCGGGTTGGTCACTTGGGCAAATTTTTGTTTGAAAAAGTCGCTAAAACAGCGTTGTTTTTGGCTAAAAGCAGCAATGGGTGTGTCGTCTCCCATGGAGCCTGTTCCCTCTTTGCCGTCTTTCATCATCGGCTCAATGACAATTTCTTTGGCTTCTTGAGTGATGTTAAAGTAGCGCTGCAAATAGTGCAAATTTGAGAGTTTATAATCCCCTGTTTTAGAAAAAGGAATTTCCACAAACTCTTGCAAGTAGACCAAACTTTGATTGAGCCAATTGGTGTAAGGATTGGAGTCTTTAAGGTAATCATTGATTTCATCGTTTTTCATAATTTTGCCAAATTTCAAATCAATGCCAATCATTTGACCGCTTTGCAATCTTCCGCGCTCTAAAATGTTTTCTTCTTCTAGGTCAATGACGCCGTATTCGCTAGAAATTACGATGCGCCCGTCTTTGGTGATAATGTATTTCGCAGGCCGCAAACCATTTCGGTCCAAAATACAGCCAATATACCGTCCGTCCGTCAACGAGACTGCAGCTGGGCCATCCCATGGCTCAAAATTAATGCTCGAATACTCATAAAAAGCACGCAAGGCAGAATCCATATGGGGGGCGTTTTGCCAAGGGGCAGGAATGAGTGAGCGAGCAGCCTTGAAAAAATCAAATCCATTGATGAGTAAAAATTCAAACATGTTATCAAGGCTGGCACTGTCGCTTTGATTCCCTCCCGTAATGGGCAACAAGCGCTTAAGCTCTGCTTTAGAATAGACACTGCTTTGCACCGAACCGCCTTTGGTGACTGCGTTAAAACGGTTTGCGGAGATGGAGTTAATCTCACCGTTGTGAGCAAGGGTGCGAAAGGGCTGTGCAAGGCGCCATTTAGGAAGCGTATTGGTAGAAAAACGCTGATGAAATAACGCGAATGTGGTTTTAAAGTTTGGATTGGTGAGGTCTAGGAAAAACTCTTTGATGTGTGTTGGCATCACCAGCCCCTTATAGGAGACTACTTTACTTGAAAATGAAGGGATGTAAAAATCCTCTTCATCTTTTAACGCGTTTTCAATATCGCGTCGAGTGAGATACAAGAGGGCTTCAAAACGTTTGGTAGCAATCAGAGAGTTTGGTGCGACAAAGATTTGGACAATTTGGGGCAAGGTGTCAAGGGCTAGTTTTCCCAGTGCCTTAATGTTTACAGGCACGTCTCTGCACACAAGGACTTTTAAATCATTCTGTTCACAAATTTCTTCAAACACTTGCTTCTGTTCATCATTTTGCAAAAAAACCATGGCTATAGCAAATTGCTTTGGCAAATCCACGCCAAGCTTTTTTGCTTCTTCTTTCATGAAATCAACAGGTAAAGAAAAAAGCAAGCCGCTACCATCCCCGCTTTTTCCATCTGCGGCAATAGCGCCCCGGTGCATCATACGCTCAAGTGCCGTAATGCCATCCATAACATTTTCATGTGTTGGGATGTTATTAATATTAGCCAACAAGCCAAACCCGCAGTTGTCTTTGTAGCTCGTAAGGAGTTCCATAGCCTTGCCCTTTAAGAGAATTTCACCTTTAGTCCAAACGAAAATTTGAGCCAAAAATTTTTCGATATTACAAAACATTGTCTTAATACTTTATAAATTCAGTAAACAAGGGGTTTATTTGCAATTACATATCTTTTTTATGCTTAATAGTCAATATCTTTACATGTAAAGGTTTTTTGGGACTAGAAATGGTATACTTTTGGCTTAAAAATAAAGGGGTGCGTGTTTATATGCAAGGGTATATTGTCCATATCACCAAGGCCAAAGAAGAAGACTTAATTGTTCATATTCTGACAGAAAACAAGCTTAAGACCGCTTATCGGTTTTACGGGGCGCGTCACTCTGTCATTCATGTGGGGTATAAAATTGATTTTGAGCCCCATTATTCTACTAAATCCTCCTTGCCTCAACTTCGCGAGGTGCTACACCTAGGCCACCGCTGGAACGGCATTAGAGAGCGTATGTTGCTCTGGCAACGCTTTATTGCGTTATTTTACCCTCACCTCAAAGGCATCGAGTCATTAGAGCCGTTTTATCTTGAATTGTTAGATTGGTGTGCCCTTCGATGGGAAAAACAAAACCCCAAACGCATCGCATTAGAAGCCTACATTAAGCTCTTGGCACATGAGGGAAGACTGCATCCGCTTTCTGATTGTTTCGCCTGTGATTTGCCACTTCATGAAGAGGTAACGCTCACACGAGGGTTTTTGCCCGCACATCCAGCTTGTGTCTACCAAGAGGGCATGCAACGCCCTTTGGTAGACACGCTTTTAAATGAGGCTTCTGCGCTGCACCTTAGCGACAAGCATGTGGAAAGTTTATGGAGAACGCTACTAGAAGGCCTTTAGCGTAAAAGTGCTGGGTCCATAAAACTAGAGGTATGGAGCTTTTCAAAAGCAGATTTAAGAGAGATAAAGAGTTTAGGCTGTTCGCTCTCAAGAGAAGCTAGTAGTGTTTTGGTGCTAGCTCTTGCGTGGGGCATTTTTACATCAAAGCGCAAAGAAGGGCAAGCCTCATCTCCAATGACTTCGAGGCCATTTTTAGTAGCATTATCGCGCAGTTGACGCTCCCTTACGTGGATAAAAGGACGTATCACAACAAGGCCATTTTCTGCGGTGTATTTGGGCGCCAAAGAGCGCAATGCACCGTTATACATGAAGTTCATAAAAAAACTCTCTGCCGCATCATCTAAATGGTGGGCCAAGGCTAATTTATTAAAACCATGATTTAAGGCATACGTGTACAGCGCACCCCGACGCATTCGAGAGAAAAAACTGCAAAAAGAGGAGTTTTTACGAATCTTTTCACCTGCAAGTTCATACACCTTAGTCTCAAGCACTTCATGGGCTATCCCATAAGCTTCACAATGGGCGTGAAGTTTAGAATAATCCTCCCCCATTCCATAAGAAACCGTTACAGCTTTAAAGCTAAAATCAAAAGGCGCCACCCGCTGCATGTGGGCAAGAACGTGCATTAAGGCCAAAGAGTCTTTGCCGCCACTGAGCCCAAGCAAGACTTTATCGCCCTCGCCAATAAGCCCATAGGTCCCATTCGCTCTGCCTGTTTGACGGAGAATTTTCTTACTCAATTCAACCATGCGACAACTCTTCTAGCATCGCAATAACAAAGCTGCTGCTAATTTTTGCAGATTCTTTCAAAAAAGCATCAAAATCAAACTGCGCCTCCATGTCTGCTGCGTCACTAATGGCTCGCAAAATAAAAAATGGCACTTCAAGGGCGTCGCAGACCACTGCTACTGCCGCCCCCTCCATCTCAATGGCATCGGCTTGAAAGGTTTGCGCAACCCACGCTTTGCGCTCAGAACTTGCGATGAATTGATCACCTGTGGCAATAATTCCGTGCCTCAAAGCAACACCCTTGGCTTTAGCTACCCGATCCGCCAAAGCCAAGAGCTGCGTAGCAGGTTTTACATAAACAGCACCTTCTGGAACAAAACCGTGGGGGTGACCAAAAATACTAATATCCAAATCATGCTGACATAAAGCAGTGGCCGCCACCAAATCTCCAATGCTTAAAGCACTATTGACAGCTCCTGCCACCCCAGTAAATAGCAGCATGTCTGCGCCAAATTTCTCCAACAGTGTTGCGGCAGTTAGCGTGGCATTAACTTTGCCAATCTTGCTATAAGCAAGCACAATGTCAAGGTCTTTATATTTTCCCTCGTGGTAGGTGTTTCCGCCATAACGCAATTTGCTAGTTTTTCTGAAATTTGCCAACAGAGGCTCATGTGCACTGTGGGTTAAAAACGGTTCTATCTCTTCGAGCATTGCGCCCATGATTGCAATTTTCATTGTCTTCCTTAAGTGTAACGTAAATGGTATTTTTGAACAGCCCCAAGGCTTGGGTTTAGCTTTACATGTAAACATTCTGGAGTAAATAATGGTGCTTTGGCCACAAGTGCACCAGTAGGAGCCAATACACATGACCCACCCCAAAAGCCAAGTCCATCCTCAAAGCCCACACGATTGACAAACACCACATGTGCCTTGCAGTAAATAGCACAGGCGCCAAGAAGTGTTTCCCATGTCTTCTCTATGGTAAGCTCTTCTCCAAATCCTCGCGCAGGAGAATTGGAGAGCACAAGCACTGCATCAGGATTAGCTTTAGCAACTGAGGCCACAAACGAAACATCAAACAAATCTTCACACACAGCCATCACTGTTCTCCCAAGAGGAGTTTCAAAAGGGATGATTCCCTCTCCTTTGAAAAAAAAGCGTGCCTCTTGAAAAAGCCCATAATTGGGCAAAGTGCTTTTTTTATACACCGTTATTTCACCTGTACTTTTGGCGTATATCGCAGCGTTGTAAATTTTGTGATTTTCTTTGAGAGCGCACCCAAAAACCACATCGCACGCAGCACCCACAAAAGGGAGCTTTAAAAGCTCTTCATGGGTATATGCGTCTTCAAAAATCGCATCTTTTAGCATGTAGCCATTAAGGGAGAGCTCCGGAAAAACAAGCACATCACACGCGTGTTCATGGGTGCGCACCAATGCTACATGTAAGGCTTCATTTTCACGAGAAAGCATCGGTGCAATTTGCGCTAAAGCAACAGTCATTGCTGCGCTTTGATGGCCTCTTCCAAAGATGCCATATCTGTAATTGCGTAGGTCGGTTTTTGTGAAATGCGGCGATTTAGCCCCTTAAGTACCGATCCACCAAATTCCACATAGCACTCCACATGTGCATCATAAGCCTCAATGGATTGCTTATATTTTACCGGCATGGTCAGTTGGTCTTTTAATAAACTCAGAGCTTCTTCTTTGCTCTGGTAAGTCTTAGCTGTGACATTTGAAACAATAGGCGTTGCAAAGGTTGTGCCGAGTGCTTTTTGCATAGAAGCCAAAAGCGGCTCGCCTACACTTTCAAGCAAAGGACAATGGCTAGCCACCGACATAGCTAAAAGCAAAGCCCGCTTAGCCCCTGCTTCTTTAAATGTGCCTTCCAAGCTTGCTAAATCTTCCTTAATACCCGCTACTACAATTTGACCTGTACTATTGTAGTTTGCAGGCCAAACTTGCTTGCCGTCATTTCGCGCATGGGCACAAATGGATTCAACATCCACATCGTCCAAGCCCAAAATAGCCATCATACCTACAGCCTGATTAGCACACGCCTCCATCATCAACATACCGCGTGTATGCACAAGCGACAAACCTTCACGAAATGCCAATGCACCGCTTGCGTGCAATGCTAAAAATTCTCCAAGAGAATGGCCCAAAGTCAACACGGGCGCTTTAGGAAGTTGCGTCTCATAAAGTTTGTATGCAATAGCGCCAACTAAAAAAATTGCAGGCTGGGTGTATTGGGTTTGCTCCAAACGCGTGTTAGGCTCAAAAAGGAGGGTTTTCATGTCCCAACCAAGAGTATCACTTGCCTCTTCAATCATCTCTTTAGCCACAAAAGTGTGGTCAAAAAAATCTTTTCCCATGCCCAGTGCTTGGCTTCCTTGCCCTGGAAAAATAAAGGCGGTTTTCACTTTTTTTCCTTTCCCTCAAGATAATGGCCATATTCGCTGATTTTTTTTCGTAGGGTGTTGCGGTTAAGACCAAATTTTTCAGCCATGGCTAATTGAGAACCAAAAGCATCGTGTCCTGCCTTAATCAAAGGAACATCAAACAAATAGAGTAAATCACGGTAATCATTGCCAGTACCAATTTTTTTCTTTAAGTAATTTTGCATCATCAAGAGGATTTCATTTTCCCCAAAGGAGCTTGCCAAAAAAGTAGTATAGACAGAGCGACGCAAAGAGTATCCGTTTTCGCTCAAATCTGGTACAAAATCCTTTAAAAAAACTCGTTGTTTCTCATCAGCGTTAAACACTTTGCGAATCTCTAGAAAAAATTTATCAATTAGTGGATTTATGTCCTCGGGGCGTTCCCTTAGGGGTGTGAGTGTAATTTTTAAACTAAAAAATTCATCTACCAATGCATCACTTAAGACTCCTGAGGTAGTCGCGATAATGCGCGTATTGTGTTTGGCTAACAACTCTTTTAGCAGGTGAAATTGGCCAAGTTTATCAAAATTTTTTATGATAAGCTTACTGTTTGATTCAACGGCCTTGAGTACTTCATGAGCATGCTCCCCTGCAACAATAGGGGCTTGAACGATATGAGTAGCAAGGGTTGTTTTACCAACACCCTGTTCGCCCAAGATGAGCGCATTAATATTGAGGCTTTTAAGGAGGTTGGCCGATTTCAGAGCCTCCAAAGAGGCTCGTGATCGGGCAATAAAATTAGTGTGATCCACAGCAACTTCCGCCATGGTCTTTTCCATGACTTCCGCAGCACTCATCTTCTTCGTGGGAATGTGTGTGACTACCGCAGCCACCTGTTCCACCGCAACAACCGCCTTCTGCGCTTCCGCCAACAACACCAGAGGCTAGCTCATCTGCTGTTGCTTCGCGCACTTGAGAAATAGAGATAGCAAAAAGCAAATCTTTTCCAGCAAGTGGGTGGTTAAAATCTACATCAACGCTTTCATCATTAAAGCCCTTAACGGTTACCTGAACCGTTTGTCCATGCTCACCTTGCCCATAAAGGGTCATGCCCTCAAACAATTCAATACCAGCAAATTGTTCTTTGGGAAGCGTTTGGACTGCCTCGGCATCATATTCGCCATATGCGTCTGCTGCGGCAACTGTGATTTCTGCGTTTTCGCCTTGTGCAAGTTTAGCAATCTCAGATTCAAGTCCAGAAATAATATGCCCTTTTCCTAAAATAAATTCCAAGGGAGCAGATCCAAGATTTGAGTCTAAAACTTCACCATTTTGAACATCTTTAAGTTCATAATGCATTGAGACGACACTGTTTTGTTCAATAGCCATAAAAGTCTCCTCGTTAAAAGTAAGGGGAGATTCTAACACAGGTTTGTTTTAGTGATGCTTAGTGTTTACATGTAAAGAAGTTTTAAGAGAAGAGATTTATGGGCACTGCACACAAACCCCTTAACGATCTGGTGAGGCTTGGGCTTCTTTGGATTCAGGGTAGTTGCTTTTTAATGCACGGTAAAAAGGAGCTGCGTTAGCAGGTTCACCTATTTTGTCAAAACTGATTGCCGTGTGGTATAGCAAACGTGGAATATAGTCCGCCTTGTCATACAAATCAATACTAATTTTATAGTGCTTAATGGCCGTCTTCCATTGCTGTTTTTTGTAAGCAATTTCGCCTAAAAAATAGTTACTCCGCGCTGGCATATAATTCTTTTTGACCAATATGTCATACCGTGCCCAAGCTTCATCTAAATTGTTCGCACTAAAAAAACTTAATGCTTCTTGCATGAGTTCTGCACCAGGCTTAGCCTCAAGACCTGAAGGCAAAGGGGCTGTTTTTTTAGCACCCTCAAGCTCCCCTACACGTTCGGCTAGTGTAGCTAAAGTGCTTTTGCTAGCATAATTATTATTGATTGAGTCAATCAAGGAGCTCATTTCACCTAGAACAATTCTCAAGCGCTCGTTGTTTGTGTCTTGGGCATTTTTGGCCTCTTGAAGGTTTGTTTGAAGGAGAAGAATTTGCTCAGATGTTTTTGCAAAAGTTTCTTCAAGGGATACTAATCTAGCCTCAAGGGCACGCATATCTCCATCACTTCTTCCTACCCGAGTGTTGGTTCCATCCAGAACCGACCGCACACCCTCCATCTGCTCTTTCAATGAGGAAAAATCATTCCGCATACCCGCTAGTTCACGCCCCAACTTCTCAACCTCTTGGGTTTTTTCTAAAAGTAATTTTTCATTTTGCGTCAAGCCGTAGGGGGAAGGATTACGTAAATTACCAGCCTCAAAAACAGAAACTTCGGCTGCAAAAAGGAGTGAGGCAGCCCCAAAAAAGAGGGCTACCTTATGAGAAAAAAAACGCATGGATTAGGGAAGTAGCTTAAATTCTGCGCGTCGATTTTGATCCCAGCATTGCTTGTTGCTCTGGGTGCACACGGGGTTGCTTTCGCCAAAACTTACCACCATAACACGTTCGCTTGAAACACCTTGGGCCACAAGGGCATCTTTTACCGCTTTTGCTCGCTTTAGTCCCAACGCATAGTTGTATTCATCTGTTCCCCATTCGTCGCAGTTCCCTTCGACCTTAATAGACAAACCTGCTGCGTTTACTTGTTTGAACAAGGCTGCATTTGCTTCGATGACTTGTTGCATGTCTGAACGGATGGTGTATTTGTCAAAATCAAAATATACTTTTCCAGCCTTTTGCTCAAGATCCGCAATAAGCTTGGCAACAGCCTCTGCACCCGTCTCCACCTTGGTAGCATCGACACCAGAAATATTATCCATCTTAGAATCTACAGAACTTGGGGTGGTTGTGCTTTGCGTCATATCCACCTGAGGACTCTTTTGACTACACCCTGTAAACACCAACATCAATGTTGCTAACGAAGCCACTACCAAATGTTTCATTTTTTCACCTTTAAAATAAGATTGTGCGCATTCTACCATACTTTTTCTTTAAATTACCAGTCAATAGATTGAATATGGCCCGCTTTCAAGGGGAAATGAAAGCTTTTGTTGGCACCTAATCGAATGACACCTAAAGCACTTTGAGCACCGTATTCTTTAATAAACAAAACACTCTCTCCGTCATTAGAAAAGCGGGGGAAAAGATTTTTTCCTGTTGCTGTAAGCTGGCGAATGTAGTCTGTTTGAGTTGAGATAAGATAGAGATTAAACGTCCCAGAGCCAAATTCACTAGATTTTTCTCGACTAGAATAAACCATATAACGCCCAAAGGCCGAAACAGAGTTATTGTTTCTTCCGTGGTAAACCATTTGCTCAACACTGCTTTGTCCTATGGTTTTAGAAAAGATATTTGGGTACCCCAGCCGATCAGATACAAATACAATACGCCTTTCATCGTCAATAAACCCAGCACTCACATCAATACCTGAATACGTAGTAAGACGCTCAAGGTGTTTTGTTTGCGTATTATACATGTAAACATCCGGCTGATCACTGGGCGCCATAGTAAGAAGGAGTCTTGTGCCATCTTGGCTTACATCAGAAACCATCATCATACCTTCGCTTTGTGCAATCTTGGTTTTTTGTCCCGAAGAAAGATTAACGTGGTATAAAGTAGGGACCTTGGCAGTATAGTCAGAATAATAATAGCCAGACTGACGCGCATCTGCCCATTTGGGGAAAATATTTAGCCCGCCAGAAACAACAGTCTGTTGAAATGTTAATGTATAATCAGCAAGAACAATTTCACTTTGCTTTGGTGTTGTGTATTTTGAAAAAATAATAAATCGCTCCATCCATGCGATAGAAGGAAGTCCAAGTCCATCATTAAATTCCACCGCCATGCGATGGGCTAAAAATGGGTAGCGCTCCGGTTGTGCAATTTTATAACTTCGTTCACTGCGTAGTGTTCCCGTGCCGCCGTTGAAGACTTTAACGCGTGCTAAAATTTCTCCGCCCCAAGAATACTCAAGCTTATACCTTAAAACCAAATCTGGTGTTTTTGTGCTGGTGTGGTGAAGACGATAATCTCCGCCGTAAGTGCTTTTTGTATACTCATCAAGAACATCAAAGTTCGCACTAACTTTTAAATCCCCGATTAGCATTTGAAAAAAACGTCGCTTAAGTCCTGCATCCACATCATCAGCTGTTGCGTCTTGTAGAGCAACAACGGGGAGTCGCTCAAGACGCTTAACAATCTCCACCGTTGCATCTGAAGCAAACAATCCCACAACACATACTAACAACATAATAAACTTTTTCATCATTGCTCCATTAAGTCTTTAAAGGTTACATTCAGACTGGTCACATCCCCTTCGACAGAAGGAGGAAAAATGACAGATTTCATGCGTTCTAAAAAATCACGCAATTTTGCATTAAAGGCATTGTTATAAGATACTTTTACAATAGCGTAACTAAATCTTCCTTGACGATCAATACTCACACGCACACTCGCCTGAGCACCAGAAACAGTATCAATGGTCTGTTGCCAGTAACCCTCAAGTAACTCCGTAATTCTACCCAAATACTCATCATATGCGCCCGTTGCACTCGCCTCCATAGCAGCGCTCTCAAACGTCAAAGAGCCTACTAATTTACTTGCGGTATTTACGGGTGGGGTTTGTTCTGTTTTTGGCGTATCTTGGCGCGCGCGACTTTGTATTTTTGCAGGTGGAGTTGGGATAGGCTTGGGCTCAGCCAGCTTAT of Sulfurospirillum tamanense contains these proteins:
- the fabD gene encoding ACP S-malonyltransferase; amino-acid sequence: MKTAFIFPGQGSQALGMGKDFFDHTFVAKEMIEEASDTLGWDMKTLLFEPNTRLEQTQYTQPAIFLVGAIAYKLYETQLPKAPVLTLGHSLGEFLALHASGALAFREGLSLVHTRGMLMMEACANQAVGMMAILGLDDVDVESICAHARNDGKQVWPANYNSTGQIVVAGIKEDLASLEGTFKEAGAKRALLLAMSVASHCPLLESVGEPLLASMQKALGTTFATPIVSNVTAKTYQSKEEALSLLKDQLTMPVKYKQSIEAYDAHVECYVEFGGSVLKGLNRRISQKPTYAITDMASLEEAIKAQQ
- a CDS encoding Fis family transcriptional regulator, giving the protein MEQVAAVVTHIPTKKMSAAEVMEKTMAEVAVDHTNFIARSRASLEALKSANLLKSLNINALILGEQGVGKTTLATHIVQAPIVAGEHAHEVLKAVESNSKLIIKNFDKLGQFHLLKELLAKHNTRIIATTSGVLSDALVDEFFSLKITLTPLRERPEDINPLIDKFFLEIRKVFNADEKQRVFLKDFVPDLSENGYSLRRSVYTTFLASSFGENEILLMMQNYLKKKIGTGNDYRDLLYLFDVPLIKAGHDAFGSQLAMAEKFGLNRNTLRKKISEYGHYLEGKEKK
- a CDS encoding FKBP-type peptidyl-prolyl cis-trans isomerase, with the translated sequence MAIEQNSVVSMHYELKDVQNGEVLDSNLGSAPLEFILGKGHIISGLESEIAKLAQGENAEITVAAADAYGEYDAEAVQTLPKEQFAGIELFEGMTLYGQGEHGQTVQVTVKGFNDESVDVDFNHPLAGKDLLFAISISQVREATADELASGVVGGSAEGGCCGGTGGCGSHTHSHEEDECCGSHGKDHGGSCCGSH
- a CDS encoding tetratricopeptide repeat protein, with the protein product MRFFSHKVALFFGAASLLFAAEVSVFEAGNLRNPSPYGLTQNEKLLLEKTQEVEKLGRELAGMRNDFSSLKEQMEGVRSVLDGTNTRVGRSDGDMRALEARLVSLEETFAKTSEQILLLQTNLQEAKNAQDTNNERLRIVLGEMSSLIDSINNNYASKSTLATLAERVGELEGAKKTAPLPSGLEAKPGAELMQEALSFFSANNLDEAWARYDILVKKNYMPARSNYFLGEIAYKKQQWKTAIKHYKISIDLYDKADYIPRLLYHTAISFDKIGEPANAAPFYRALKSNYPESKEAQASPDR
- the pal gene encoding peptidoglycan-associated lipoprotein Pal, with the protein product MKHLVVASLATLMLVFTGCSQKSPQVDMTQSTTTPSSVDSKMDNISGVDATKVETGAEAVAKLIADLEQKAGKVYFDFDKYTIRSDMQQVIEANAALFKQVNAAGLSIKVEGNCDEWGTDEYNYALGLKRAKAVKDALVAQGVSSERVMVVSFGESNPVCTQSNKQCWDQNRRAEFKLLP
- the tolB gene encoding Tol-Pal system protein TolB, whose amino-acid sequence is MKKFIMLLVCVVGLFASDATVEIVKRLERLPVVALQDATADDVDAGLKRRFFQMLIGDLKVSANFDVLDEYTKSTYGGDYRLHHTSTKTPDLVLRYKLEYSWGGEILARVKVFNGGTGTLRSERSYKIAQPERYPFLAHRMAVEFNDGLGLPSIAWMERFIIFSKYTTPKQSEIVLADYTLTFQQTVVSGGLNIFPKWADARQSGYYYSDYTAKVPTLYHVNLSSGQKTKIAQSEGMMMVSDVSQDGTRLLLTMAPSDQPDVYMYNTQTKHLERLTTYSGIDVSAGFIDDERRIVFVSDRLGYPNIFSKTIGQSSVEQMVYHGRNNNSVSAFGRYMVYSSREKSSEFGSGTFNLYLISTQTDYIRQLTATGKNLFPRFSNDGESVLFIKEYGAQSALGVIRLGANKSFHFPLKAGHIQSIDW
- a CDS encoding TonB C-terminal domain-containing protein, giving the protein MEIEIKQNTAFAFLGAVGVYVAILVGLVAYMASNQEWVQRFTSKKDSFLDVVLVERPRQQVAQVRPVLKALEPTPPLVAPTQPKPSPPKEANVRELFRGIDANKLAEPKPIPTPPAKIQSRARQDTPKTEQTPPVNTASKLVGSLTFESAAMEASATGAYDEYLGRITELLEGYWQQTIDTVSGAQASVRVSIDRQGRFSYAIVKVSYNNAFNAKLRDFLERMKSVIFPPSVEGDVTSLNVTFKDLMEQ